Genomic window (Shewanella psychropiezotolerans):
TGGGGCTGGAAGCCTTGACCACCTACAAGTGGATCGGCGTAGGGGAATATACATCTCGGAGTTGATGGCTTGGAATGAAGCTGACGGCATTTTTGGGGAGCATTAATTACTTTATTATTGGTTGATGTGATTGAAGGTCGTTCCTTCATGGTTATCTATCGCTTGCAGCGGGCTTTATGCGGATACTTCTGCGAGTCGCTGTAAAGCCATCCGTGGCCGCTCTGCGGTTTCCAACAACTTCCATGTTTAACGGCCAGTTCGATATCCCTATCTCTCGCTCAGAGAGTTTCACAATGCGATACTTCGCCCTGAAACCTAAGCTCGCAGTCACATCTATACTGGATGATTTATTCTCTTCGATTTAGGTTTTCTAATTGTCGATAGTTTCTCTACGGCTCGTCATTCCCGCAATGCTTCTGGGCGGGAATCCAGCCTCTTTGGCGTATGATAATTTTTTGAAGGCCTGACCTTCATCGCTATTTATAGTCTGCGAGTCGCTGGCTCTTGATTTCATAAGAAGCATCCCTGGCCGCTATGCGGTTTCTTATGGCTTATCAATCAAAACAGCAGATTGCCATTATCGCGCTATAATTTCGCCACAATTGATCTATATATTGAGGGACATATTTACCGATAAGGTTTTGTTATGTCTAAATATCTAGGTTTTCTCGTTTCAATGTACCATTTCGCACTTTCCTCTATGCGTACATTCATTATTCCTACCGCTATTCTCGTACTTTTGATGAGTATAAGTTCAAGTCAGGCTGCTCTGCACAACACATCTAATCAGGCTGATTGGTCTTCCGAGGTGATTGAGATAGAGATGGTGTTACCGACGCTTTACGTGGTGAGGTCTCATCAAGAGGTGCAGCTTTTTGCCGATAAACCTGCAGTCATGATGGATGCAAACTCCTTTATCTATGTCGACGAAAAGGATGCTTATCTTATCGACACTCCTTGGAACGTATCGGATATGCCAGATTTAATGAGTTGGTTGCATGTTAAAGGGTTAACGCTAAAAGGGGCACTCGTCACTCATTATCACTCAGATAGCGCGGCAGGCTTGGGCTATCTGGATAAGAATGGTTTCGTTACGTATGCCTCGGATATGACCAATACTTTACTGGAGCAAGATCACAAGCCAAGGTCGAACCATATATTTTTAGGTGATGAATTCGAGTTGCTTAAAGGCAAGATAAAGGCGTATTTCCCTGGTTCCGGTCATAGCATGGATAATTTGGTTGTCTGGCTGCCAGATGAAAAAATACTTATAGGTGGCTGTTTTTTTAAGTCCACTAATACCAATAGCTTAGGTTGGACTGGAGATGCCGATTTAGCAAACTGGTACTACTCTGCGAGTAAGGTTAAAGCCAGGTACCCGCAAGTGAAGCTAGTATTTCCTGGGCATGGAGATGGGGCCCAAGGCTCATCGATAATTGACCATACTTTGGCTCTCACCAAAGGTTTAGCCAGCTTGGAATGAAGCTGAGGCATTTGGGGGCTCATTTGATGTAGGGTAAAGGTTTGAAAGCTGAAACTTCATATCTACTTTTGATACTCTAATGTTTGTCCAAACTTCGTTTGAAATTAAAGTCGTGGAACTCCATTCCACACCAGGGCAAGGAGGACTGTTCGTCCTTATCCTCCTTGCATCCAACATGACGCCCCGGCGAAGTTGTTTTCCTACGTGTTTTTTGAAAATAGCTAACGCTTCCGATGGGGCATCTGATGTCAATGGATTTACAAATGCCGTGATGGCATGGATGCCAAAGAACGGCCAAGCCCCCGAAAGCTAGTCTCACATTCATGTGAGCCTTACACTATTTTCAGCAAACCACTTCGGCAACTTCCAACGGGGCCACTGTAATCCTCAGGCGTGTTTGATTATGGTAATGAATGAATCCGCTCGCCTCATTTATACTACGCCCTAAGTTGTATCTACACTGGAACATTTATAAGAAGGAACTTTCTTGGAGTCAGAGTCTATACGCTGGGATTCTTTACATTGTTCTAATAAGTAAATAGGGTTCTCTTTGTAGTTTATCTTGGCTTGGAGGCCATGTAGTGAAAATTGAAGTGATTAATGAAGAAGATAGTGCTGTTTTTGATGAGCTCGTTGCAGGTGTTCGAGAGCATAAATATGAAAATATGGGGCCGGAAGAGACTCTGCCTCTGTCTGTGGTTGCTCGTGATGAGGATAACGAACTCATTGGTGGTGTCTCGGGACAGACTATTTATAGAAATTTCTTAATTGACGTAGTCTGGGTAGATAAAAAGACCAGAGGGACAGGGCTTGGGCGCAGATTAATGGAGCTAGCAGAAGTTGAGGCAAAGAAACGAGGCTGCCTTACTGCCCAGCTAGATACATTGTCTTATCAAGCCCCCGTCTTCTACCAAAAGATGGGTTTTGAAATTGTAGGAACGGTGCCTGAGTTTCCAGGCAGTCCAGCTCGATATTTTATGCTTAAAAATTATAAGTAATTGGGGAAAGGTTGTTAATCCTCCCCCACGTTTTCAGGAGCTGGAATAAGAAAAGCGGTTATGTATGTTTGTCCGCTGCAAGCTTTTTGATTAGCTCGCCGATCGATGCCATAGATTCCTGTACTGGTCTGGCGGGCGAGATCTTCGTTTTTTTGAATATTCCCGGGCAGGCGATACGCCACATGTTGACTACGTTCGATACATCTTCCACATTAGAGGCCTCGATGAGAGTCATGCCCCAGAGATCTGGCGTACTGTCGAATCTGAGTACCTCGACATTTTGAGGTGGAAATAGCTCGGCGGCGGCAAGTTTTTCAGCTGCTTGTAGCCGAGAAATCGCATCAATTTCTTCATTCAATTCCCAGTATATAAGAAATAACATTTTAGACCCTCCATAGGGACTGTAACAATCAACATAGGATCCATAATTATAGTTGCTGATGGCGATATTTGATTAAATCTAAAACTAGATTTTACTGATAACGCGAGATATCAGTTTTCATTCGCGAGTAGTGTTTTCAGCTCGGTGGGGCTAGGTTGGTACCTGAAGACTAACTTATCCTCAATGAATATGCTGGGTGAGTGTCTTATATGATTGGCATTCATCTGCTTAGGGTTATCCTCGATATAATCTATCCGGTATTGAATACCTACATTATTGAGTTCACGTTCTAGATTATGAATACAAAAATCCGTATGTGTCACTAACAGTTGTACGTGCATGAAGCGCTCCCATAAACCAAGCGTAATATTTGATTCGATACCTATCTGTATAAGTATAGTGGCTGAACATTAGTTGGTGCCGCCGAATCCTTCATTGATAAATTCACTAACCATTAGTGATATTGACTAGGTATAGGGGGATAAGGAGACTCTTTCATACTTGTTGTTGTGTAAGTCATTAAAATACTTGTGGATTAAATGTTGGCTTGGGTCTTGCTTTGTCTATGTATACCTCAAGGGATTTCAATATCAGGATGGCGAACATGAATAAGCTAATAAAAAAACTGCTAACAGCAACTTTGAGTAGTGTCATGGTGGTTACTGCCGCGTTTTCTTCTCTGGCAGTGACCTCTGCATTGGCTGATAGCGCCAAATCACTGAGTCGGACGTATGCCTATGATGGTCAAAAAGTATTGCTGGATATGGATATAGGTTCGGTTAAGTTTATTGCCACCGATGAGCAAAATATTCGTGTCGAAGTCTTGGTCACTCCTAGTGAGAGTAATTGGTTTTCTCTTTGGAGTAGCCTGGATATCGACGATGTTGAACTGGATGTCATTGAGGCGTCTAAAGAGATTGAGCTTAAGCTAACCGATCAAGATGATGTTAAACAAGAGTGGGTGGTTTACCTTCCGCGTCAAGCAGCGGTAAACCTGAATGTCGGTGTTGGTCAAGTTGAAGTGTTAAACATGGAAAGCAGCATAGATATAGATTTAGGTGTTGGACATGCAGAAATCAGGCATGAAATGCTATATCGCTCAGTGTCATTAGAATCGGGTGTTGGGGAGGTCTCGGTAGACCTACACGGACAGCAAGTAGAGGTTAGCAGACACTTTGTAAGACAGACTTATCACAGTGAAGACCAAACAGGTTTTGGTCAATTAAATGTAAATGTGGGAGTGGGTCAGATAGATGTACACCACAAATTCTAGTCAACAGTGTTTAGTTTTGATTAACAAAGAGCGAAATAGCGTTAATTAACAACACAAAGCCCACATTTCAGTGGGCTTCATTCTATCCGGAACTTAAGTTTTAGACTGATTCTCTGCTGTCTTTTCCTTTGAGCTTATTCAAATGAGGCAGCAGTTGTTGCAATGCCAGTGCCGTTAAAATTAAGGCCAGACCTATATAGGTAGACCTGGCTATCTGCTCTTGCAAAATCCAGGCGATAAAACCGATAGACATCACTGGGGACATGAAGACTAAGGTGCTGATGCTCGCCGTTCTTTCCGCTTTTTTAAGTGCTACTAACCAGAGTACGAAGGTGACTCCCATCTCGAACAGGCCGACATAGATACCCGCAGCGAACGCTTGTGGGTTCCAACTGGGCAGTTCCTGAGTCCATAATAGTGTGACCAAAATGAACGGAAAACCCACAAGGAAGCTGAGTAGTAGACTCACGACCGGATCTCCTTTGTCCTTGGTATTGACTATCCAATACAGAGACCAAAGTATTGTGCTGGTCAGTGCTAGGATGACACCAGTGCCACTCTCGAAGGAAAAGTTAGTGAGATTGCCTTGGGTAGCGATAACGAAGACCCCAAAATAGGCGACGATGGCCGCGGTCATGTCACTCTTTCTTAGTTTTTGGGAAAGAAGCGGCACCGACAATAGCGGCAGCAAGATGGCCCAGGTGTAGTTAAGTGACAGCGCCTGTTGAGCCGGTAGCAGGTCATAAGCTTTGAAAAGCACCAGGTAATAAAGGAAGGGATTGAGTAAACCTGTCTGTAGATAAAATAGTGGCTTGGCCTTAAATTGCGCTTTTATCAGGTGTAGCTTTCCTTGGAGCAGCAAAATCATGCTCAAGGCGAAGATAGAGGTGATGGTAGCGACAAACACTAACTGAAGTGGGCTAAAATGGGCGAGTGCCAACTTAAAAGCGGTGGCGACCGTTGACCAAAGGCAGATGGCAGCAATGCCATACAGATAGGCCTGATTTGATTGTTTCAATGATTTTACTCTTAACTACAGCAGAGACAACGACACGATTTCCTGGCTGCTTATTTAAGCCAAAGAGAGCGCACTCCTAGATTGCATTCATTATACGGTATTTTTTGTGTTGAGTTTGAGTCGAAGATCAAAAAAATGCCCCTGTGTGCAATTTTTATCTATTTACACTTGTAATTAATGTAAACGGCCCAATATAGAGGTTAAGGCAAGATTATGGGGCCGGTTAGCGCCAAAGTGAAACTTGATATAGCAAGCCATTCGCTGAGACCAAATTCTTAAGAACTATTTCTTACTAACTTAATTTCAGGCTTGAAATCGTCTTTACTAACCCCATATCTCCATCAGATAACAAATTTAGCATTACTTAAGAAAAGATTTCAGGAGCACCCCATGGGTAGAATTATTGGTATCGATTTAGGCACAACAAACTCTTGCGTAGCAGTATTAGACGGCGACACACCACGTGTACTCGAGAATGCCGAAGGCGATCGTACTACACCTTCTATTATCGCCTACACTGGCGATGAGATTTTGGTTGGTCAACCTGCAAAGCGCCAAGCAGTGACAAACCCGACTAATACTTTTTACGCCATTAAGCGTCTTATCGGTCGTCGTTTTAAAGATGACGAAGTTCAGCGTGATGTTGACATCATGCCGTTCAATATCATCGCTGCAGATAATGGTGATGCATGGGTTGAAGCTCATGGTAAGAAGATGGCTCCTCCTCAGGTTTCTGCCGAAACCTTGAAGAAAATGAAGAAGACTGCCGAAGATTTCTTAGGTGAAGAAGTAACAGAAGCGGTTATTACCGTACCTGCATACTTCAACGATTCACAGCGTCAAGCAACTAAAGATGCTGGTCGTATCGCTGGTCTTGAAGTTAAGCGTATCATCAACGAGCCAACTGCTGCTGCACTGGCTTATGGTATCGATAAGA
Coding sequences:
- the bla gene encoding metallo-beta-lactamase, with product MSKYLGFLVSMYHFALSSMRTFIIPTAILVLLMSISSSQAALHNTSNQADWSSEVIEIEMVLPTLYVVRSHQEVQLFADKPAVMMDANSFIYVDEKDAYLIDTPWNVSDMPDLMSWLHVKGLTLKGALVTHYHSDSAAGLGYLDKNGFVTYASDMTNTLLEQDHKPRSNHIFLGDEFELLKGKIKAYFPGSGHSMDNLVVWLPDEKILIGGCFFKSTNTNSLGWTGDADLANWYYSASKVKARYPQVKLVFPGHGDGAQGSSIIDHTLALTKGLASLE
- a CDS encoding GNAT family N-acetyltransferase, whose protein sequence is MKIEVINEEDSAVFDELVAGVREHKYENMGPEETLPLSVVARDEDNELIGGVSGQTIYRNFLIDVVWVDKKTRGTGLGRRLMELAEVEAKKRGCLTAQLDTLSYQAPVFYQKMGFEIVGTVPEFPGSPARYFMLKNYK
- a CDS encoding thioredoxin domain-containing protein — translated: MHVQLLVTHTDFCIHNLERELNNVGIQYRIDYIEDNPKQMNANHIRHSPSIFIEDKLVFRYQPSPTELKTLLANEN
- a CDS encoding DMT family transporter, with protein sequence MKQSNQAYLYGIAAICLWSTVATAFKLALAHFSPLQLVFVATITSIFALSMILLLQGKLHLIKAQFKAKPLFYLQTGLLNPFLYYLVLFKAYDLLPAQQALSLNYTWAILLPLLSVPLLSQKLRKSDMTAAIVAYFGVFVIATQGNLTNFSFESGTGVILALTSTILWSLYWIVNTKDKGDPVVSLLLSFLVGFPFILVTLLWTQELPSWNPQAFAAGIYVGLFEMGVTFVLWLVALKKAERTASISTLVFMSPVMSIGFIAWILQEQIARSTYIGLALILTALALQQLLPHLNKLKGKDSRESV